The following proteins are co-located in the Eriocheir sinensis breed Jianghai 21 unplaced genomic scaffold, ASM2467909v1 Scaffold320, whole genome shotgun sequence genome:
- the LOC126991691 gene encoding myb-related transcription factor, partner of profilin-like, whose product MASAVKRRRPNFSNEEILALITGVRQRWETITGPLSSCVTAAAKQRAWEAVVEEVNAVSGVGRSVEEVRMKFSDFKRHTKKKLGELRREATSTGGGSVQTDTLTDAEEAMAQVLDPAVVAGVGSGLESDPRPTPSVSAAAADTEVCRIFLSEDSMTPALLQGPSQPPPHHPRPTPTHQLAPELAPVHRAPETQSPPDVGAAPHASTRRHKRVDPPVGPKMVEIQEDILLEVRRLSGTMDKVAAALEKIAVTLSK is encoded by the exons ATGGCGTCAGCTGTGAAAAGAAGGCGGCCCAATTTCTCAAACGAGGAAATTTTAGCCCTCATCACAGGGGTGAGGCAAAGATGGGAAACCATCACAGGGCCTCTGTCCTCTTGCGTCACCGCTGCAGCCAAGCAACGAGCTTGGgaagctgtggtggaggaggtcaacGCCGTGAGTGGAGTTGGGCGCAGCGTGGAGGAGGTGCGCATGAAGTTCTCCGACTTCAAGCGCCACACTAAGAAGAAGTTGGGAGAATTAAGACGTGAGGCGACTAGCACAG GTGGCGGCTCTGTCCAAACAGACACCCTCACCGATGCTGAGGAGGCCATGGCGCAGGTGCTGGACCCTGCAGTTGTAGCGGGTGTGGGATCTGGTTTAGAATCAGATCCTCGTCCAACACCTTCTGTGTCTGCAG CTGCTGCAGACACAGAAGTGTGTAGAATCTTCCTTTCGGAGGATTCTATGACACCCGCACTTCTGCAAGGCCCATcacagccccctcctcaccatccccgcCCTACTCCTACTCACCAGCTAGCCCCTGAATTGGCACCTGTCCACCGTGCCCCAGAAACTCAATCTCCCCCTGATGTAGGAGCGGCACCTCACGCTTCCACCAGAAGACACAAGAGGGTTGATCCACCAGTTGGGCCAAAAATGGTGGAAATTCAAGAAGATATCCTTCTTGaagtgaggaggctgagtggtACTATGGACAAGGTAGCTGCAGCCTTGGAAAAAATTGCAGTTACCTTGTCAAAATAA